The genomic interval CGGGCTGAGTCAGGGCCAGGAATGGAACAAGCTAGGGACATCCTGCCTGCATCTGCTGAACCTCGACGAACAAGACCTGGCGGAAATCTATGAGGAGTCCGCCTCGGTCGTCACCAGCGAGGTGTAGGGCACGTAATTTTTCCCTGCTTCACCGAAGGAGGCTGACATGATTCAGGATCGCGCTGCCGGGGCCGTCATGGGCGCCCTGATCGGCGATGCGCTCGGGCTGGGGTGCCACTGGTACTACAACCTCGACGAACTGCATCGCGACTACGGTTCGTGGATCACCGGCTACACCACGCCCGGGCCGGAGCGCTATCACGGCGGCATGCGGGCCGGGCAGCTGTCGCAGAGCGGCCTCATCCTGGTCATGCTGCTGCGCTCCGTGGTCGAGCACGGGGAATACCGGGAGGACGACTTCACGCGGCGGCTGGATGCGGAATTGTTCCCGCTGCTCGATGGAACGCCGGTCTACGGTCCCGGTGGGTACACCAACCAGTCGATACGTGAAGCCTACCGGCGGCGCGTGGAGCAGCACAAGTCATGGGCGGAAACCGGCGGCCACGCGGACACCACGGAATCGGCCGAACGCGCCATCGTGCTGGCGGCGCGCTACGCGAAACAGCCGCGGCAGGTCGCCGCAACCGTTTCTTCCAATTGCCGTCTCACCCAGGGAGACGAGGCGATCATCGCTATGAGCACGGCGTACAACTGCGTCCTGTCGCTACTGGTCAACGGCGAGACGCTGACGCCGGCCGTTTCTGACAAGCTGATGCAGCTGGTGCAAAGCGGGGAGCTGCCTTTCCATAGCGTGGTGAGAAGCGGCTTCGCGGCGCCCCGTCCCGGCGACCCGGACCCGCCGCTCGCCGGTCGCTTCTCTTCCCCCGACGCGCTGCTGACGCCGCATTACGCCGCTCTCGCCGCCGCCGACCCCGACATCCGTATCGAGCCCGCGTGGAAGGTGTCCCTCGTCTACGGCATGCCCTGTGCCATCTACCACCAGCTACCAGCTGCCTATTACCTCGCCGCCCGGTTCGCGGACGACTTCGAATCCGCCGTTCTGCACGCCATCAACGGCGGCGGGCAGAACATGTCGCGCGCCATGCTGGCCGGCGCGCTGGTGGGCGCACAAGTCGGCTTGAGCGGTATTCCGCGGCGCTTTATCGACGGTCTGGAGAATGGCGGGGAATTACAGGAACTGGCCAAGAAGCTTGGCGTGCTGGCCGCGATCTAGGGGAGCCCCCGCCTGCCGCTTCGCGGGGGGATTGAATGGCGTGCCGAATCAGGGCTGCAGCGTTGCGTCTTCGACGAGAACTCTATAGGAATAGCCCGAGCCGAAGTCCTTGTCGGTGCGCACGATGCCTTTCGCCGTCACGATATCGCCGGCCTTCGCCTGACTCATTGTCGTCACCAGCACATCGTTCGTCTTGTCCGCGGCGGAACCCGAGCCATCGCGCAGATGGACCCAGTTCTTGCCCATGATGTTCGGGTTGTATTTCACCACCTTGCCGCGTACCACAACGGGCTTGTTCTTCAGCTCGGCACTCTTGGTCATGATTTCCGCGACGGTCCGCGCGTTCGCGCCGCTCGCCTTGGGGACACGGACATCGGCGCTGTCCGCCGGGTTGGCGAGACCGGCGTGGGCCGTGCTCACATAGTTTCCGGCGCCGCCCAGCGTGCCGAAAAGAATCGTCGGGAAGGTCTTCTTCAGCGACTTGCTTTCGAAGTTGTGCATCACCATCACGTTTTCAATCGTGACTTCGCTGCCTTTGCGGACCTGTGTCTTGTTGACTGCTGCCCAGGTCTCGCCGTCCCTGGTCTTGAGGCGCAGGTAGGAATAGTTTTCGACCTCCTTTACCTCGAGCACCTCGCCTTTGACGGCGGCGGCAGCAGCAGGGGAATGAGCAGGGGGTTCGCCAGCCCAGACGAAGGGGGCGGCAGCGATCATGCAGATCGTCAGGAAGGCTTTCATGGTCTGGATATTCCTTGGGAGGCAGAAGGCGCAAGTATAGCAGCGGATTCAAGGGCAGCCTGCATGGGACTGCGCGCGAAAACCGGAAGCGGGCGCATGCAGGTTATTCGCCAGGTCGGAACGGTTGTCGATGTCGATGAGTATGCCTGGATCGTCGCAGTCCAGGTATTGGAGGCTCGATGCATGAGCCGCGAGCAGGGAAGAGGCGCCGCGATCGTCGCCGAGACTGGTCAGCTCGTCGAAAAATGCCTGAGCGAAACCGACCGGATGGCCGCGCCGTCCCTGATGGCGCGGGGCAGCGAGGGCAGCACCGGCGCGCAGCAGGCCAGTTACGGCGCGGATGGTGTCGGTGTGGATATAAGGCATGTCCGCCAGCGCGATCAGCCAGCCGTTCGCATCGGCCGCCGCCCTCACGCCGCAGGCCAGGCTGGCGCCCATGCCGGCAGCGGCATCGGGGCAGTACGTCACGCGCAAGCCGGCTTCTTCGTACAGAC from Sulfurimicrobium lacus carries:
- a CDS encoding ADP-ribosylglycohydrolase family protein, whose amino-acid sequence is MGALIGDALGLGCHWYYNLDELHRDYGSWITGYTTPGPERYHGGMRAGQLSQSGLILVMLLRSVVEHGEYREDDFTRRLDAELFPLLDGTPVYGPGGYTNQSIREAYRRRVEQHKSWAETGGHADTTESAERAIVLAARYAKQPRQVAATVSSNCRLTQGDEAIIAMSTAYNCVLSLLVNGETLTPAVSDKLMQLVQSGELPFHSVVRSGFAAPRPGDPDPPLAGRFSSPDALLTPHYAALAAADPDIRIEPAWKVSLVYGMPCAIYHQLPAAYYLAARFADDFESAVLHAINGGGQNMSRAMLAGALVGAQVGLSGIPRRFIDGLENGGELQELAKKLGVLAAI
- a CDS encoding nucleotide-binding protein, translated to MKAFLTICMIAAAPFVWAGEPPAHSPAAAAAVKGEVLEVKEVENYSYLRLKTRDGETWAAVNKTQVRKGSEVTIENVMVMHNFESKSLKKTFPTILFGTLGGAGNYVSTAHAGLANPADSADVRVPKASGANARTVAEIMTKSAELKNKPVVVRGKVVKYNPNIMGKNWVHLRDGSGSAADKTNDVLVTTMSQAKAGDIVTAKGIVRTDKDFGSGYSYRVLVEDATLQP
- a CDS encoding nucleotidyltransferase family protein, with protein sequence MITGILLAAGAGSRFGGDKLLVPLADGMPLGVKSGRNLLGGVDCAIAVVRPADRVLARLYEEAGLRVTYCPDAAAGMGASLACGVRAAADANGWLIALADMPYIHTDTIRAVTGLLRAGAALAAPRHQGRRGHPVGFAQAFFDELTSLGDDRGASSLLAAHASSLQYLDCDDPGILIDIDNRSDLANNLHAPASGFRAQSHAGCP